A window of the Lolium perenne isolate Kyuss_39 chromosome 7, Kyuss_2.0, whole genome shotgun sequence genome harbors these coding sequences:
- the LOC127314567 gene encoding UDP-N-acetylglucosamine diphosphorylase 1 isoform X1, with protein MAELVVAAAAQAPAGGWGAAAPQELLERLKDYGQEGAFALWDELAPEERDFLVRDIQSLDLARIDRIVRCSLRSQGAPVPVVEPVPESSVATVDDRTAEDKERWWRRGLKAIAEGKLAVVLLAGGQGTRLGSSDPKGCFSIGLPSGKSLFQLQAERILCVQKLAARSNDGNTVQIHWYIMTSPFTDEATRKFFESHRYFGLEPDQVTFFQQGTLPCVSPDGRFIMETPYKVARAPDGNGGVYAALKSKKLLDNMAARGVKYVDCYGVDNALVRVADPTFLGYFIDKGVSAAAKVVRKAYPQEKVGVFVQRSRGGPLSVVEYSEMDAAMTTEINQTTGRLRYCWSNVCLHMFSLDFLNQVTNSLERDSVYHLADKKIPSIHGYTTGLKLEQFIFDVFNYSPSTALFEVVREEEFAPVKNANGAPYDTPDSARLMVLRLHSRWVVTAGGFLTHSVPLYMTGVEVSPLCSYSGENLEAICRGRTFHAPSEISF; from the exons ATGGCGGAGCTGGTAGTGGCAGCGGCTGCGCAGGCGCCTGCGGGCGGGtggggcgcggcggcgccgcaGGAGCTGCTCGAGAGGCTCAAAGACTACGGCCAAGAGGGCGCCTTCGCGCTCTGGGATGAGCTCGCGCCGGAGGAGCGCGATTTCCTTGTCCGGGACATCCAG AGCCTAGATCTTGCCAGGATCGACCGGATTGTTCGATGCTCACTCAGATCACAAG GCGCTCCTGTGCCGGTGGTTGAGCCTGTGCCGGAGTCAAGTGTCGCAACGGTGGATGATAGAACTGCCGAGGACAAAGaaaggtggtggaggaggggttTAAAAGCCATTGCAGAGGGGAAGTTGGCCGTGGTACTTTTGGCTGGTGGTCAG GGAACACGGCTCGGCAGTTCAGATCCTAAGGGGTGTTTCA GTATTGGGCTTCCATCAGGAAAGTCACTTTTCCAACTTCAAGCCGAACGAATTTTGTGTGTTCAAAAGCTGGCTGCTCGCTCCAATGATG GGAACACTGTGCAAATCCACTGGTATATAATGACTAGCCCCTTCACTGATGAAGCCACCCGTAAATTCTTTGAAAGCCATCGATATTTTGGCTTAGAGCCTGACCAA GTGACCTTTTTCCAGCAAGGCACGCTCCCTTGTGTTTCTCCCGATGGAAGGTTTATTATGGAGACACCATATAAG GTGGCGAGGGCTCCAGATGGCAATGGGGGAGTATATGCTG CTCTAAAATCTAAAAAGTTGCTGGATAATATGGCTGCAAGAGGTGTGAAATATGTTGATTGCTATGGAGTTGATAATGCATTG GTCCGTGTTGCAGATCCAACATTCCTAGGATACTTTATTGACAAGGGTGTGTCTGCTGCTGCAAAGGTCGTAAGGAAG gcatatccacaagagaaagttGGAGTTTTTGTTCAGCGTAGTAGGGGTGGGCCTCTCTCTGTGGTTGAGTACAGCGAAATGGATGCAGCTATGACTACTGAAATCAATCAAACAACAGGGCGCCTTCGCTATTGTTGGAGTAAT GTGTGCTTGCATATGTTCAGTTTGGATTTTCTTAATCAAGTAACCAATAGTCTTGAGAGAGACAGTGT TTACCATCTAGCGGACAAGAAGATTCCTTCAATCCATGGGTACACAACAGGCCTTAAGCTTGAACAGTTTATATTCGATGTATTCAACTATTCACCCTCAACAGCACTTTTCGAG GTCGTGCGGGAGGAGGAATTTGCACCGGTAAAGAATGCTAATGGTGCACCTTACGACACTCCTGACAGTGCGAGATTAATGGTACTTCGCCTTCACAGCCGATGGGTCGTTACTGCAGGTGGCTTTCTGACGCATTCGGTGCCCTTGTACATGACTG GTGTCGAAGTGTCCCCACTATGTTCTTATTCTGGAGAGAACCTAGAAGCCATATGTCGTGGACGAACATTCCATGCACCAAGTGAGATCTCATTCTAG
- the LOC127314567 gene encoding UDP-N-acetylglucosamine diphosphorylase 1 isoform X2 yields the protein MAELVVAAAAQAPAGGWGAAAPQELLERLKDYGQEGAFALWDELAPEERDFLVRDIQSLDLARIDRIVRCSLRSQGAPVPVVEPVPESSVATVDDRTAEDKERWWRRGLKAIAEGKLAVVLLAGGQGTRLGSSDPKGCFSIGLPSGKSLFQLQAERILCVQKLAARSNDGNTVQIHWYIMTSPFTDEATRKFFESHRYFGLEPDQVTFFQQGTLPCVSPDGRFIMETPYKVARAPDGNGGVYAALKSKKLLDNMAARGVKYVDCYGVDNALVRVADPTFLGYFIDKGVSAAAKVVRKAYPQEKVGVFVQRSRGGPLSVVEYSEMDAAMTTEINQTTGRLRYCWSNVCLHMFSLDFLNQVTNSLERDSVYHLADKKIPSIHGYTTGLKLEQFIFDVFNYSPSTALFEVVREEEFAPVKNANGAPYDTPDSARLMVLRLHSRWVVTAGVEVSPLCSYSGENLEAICRGRTFHAPSEISF from the exons ATGGCGGAGCTGGTAGTGGCAGCGGCTGCGCAGGCGCCTGCGGGCGGGtggggcgcggcggcgccgcaGGAGCTGCTCGAGAGGCTCAAAGACTACGGCCAAGAGGGCGCCTTCGCGCTCTGGGATGAGCTCGCGCCGGAGGAGCGCGATTTCCTTGTCCGGGACATCCAG AGCCTAGATCTTGCCAGGATCGACCGGATTGTTCGATGCTCACTCAGATCACAAG GCGCTCCTGTGCCGGTGGTTGAGCCTGTGCCGGAGTCAAGTGTCGCAACGGTGGATGATAGAACTGCCGAGGACAAAGaaaggtggtggaggaggggttTAAAAGCCATTGCAGAGGGGAAGTTGGCCGTGGTACTTTTGGCTGGTGGTCAG GGAACACGGCTCGGCAGTTCAGATCCTAAGGGGTGTTTCA GTATTGGGCTTCCATCAGGAAAGTCACTTTTCCAACTTCAAGCCGAACGAATTTTGTGTGTTCAAAAGCTGGCTGCTCGCTCCAATGATG GGAACACTGTGCAAATCCACTGGTATATAATGACTAGCCCCTTCACTGATGAAGCCACCCGTAAATTCTTTGAAAGCCATCGATATTTTGGCTTAGAGCCTGACCAA GTGACCTTTTTCCAGCAAGGCACGCTCCCTTGTGTTTCTCCCGATGGAAGGTTTATTATGGAGACACCATATAAG GTGGCGAGGGCTCCAGATGGCAATGGGGGAGTATATGCTG CTCTAAAATCTAAAAAGTTGCTGGATAATATGGCTGCAAGAGGTGTGAAATATGTTGATTGCTATGGAGTTGATAATGCATTG GTCCGTGTTGCAGATCCAACATTCCTAGGATACTTTATTGACAAGGGTGTGTCTGCTGCTGCAAAGGTCGTAAGGAAG gcatatccacaagagaaagttGGAGTTTTTGTTCAGCGTAGTAGGGGTGGGCCTCTCTCTGTGGTTGAGTACAGCGAAATGGATGCAGCTATGACTACTGAAATCAATCAAACAACAGGGCGCCTTCGCTATTGTTGGAGTAAT GTGTGCTTGCATATGTTCAGTTTGGATTTTCTTAATCAAGTAACCAATAGTCTTGAGAGAGACAGTGT TTACCATCTAGCGGACAAGAAGATTCCTTCAATCCATGGGTACACAACAGGCCTTAAGCTTGAACAGTTTATATTCGATGTATTCAACTATTCACCCTCAACAGCACTTTTCGAG GTCGTGCGGGAGGAGGAATTTGCACCGGTAAAGAATGCTAATGGTGCACCTTACGACACTCCTGACAGTGCGAGATTAATGGTACTTCGCCTTCACAGCCGATGGGTCGTTACTGCAG GTGTCGAAGTGTCCCCACTATGTTCTTATTCTGGAGAGAACCTAGAAGCCATATGTCGTGGACGAACATTCCATGCACCAAGTGAGATCTCATTCTAG